In Cotesia glomerata isolate CgM1 linkage group LG3, MPM_Cglom_v2.3, whole genome shotgun sequence, one genomic interval encodes:
- the LOC123260940 gene encoding probable phospholipid-transporting ATPase IA isoform X8 — MLASYFYECSQNNNKNTPKNLTHYTKKLNQLINFYLPVHSMQQTPRSDVRVPSLDSSHPFTPSDLSSIPHMDESPTPTSNQTNNQNSTAADNTTDVTLNSGPYIVGSPIDLGNIDNVDNIGLQVGSIRRGRGRTREHIELQETGSPESELSVEGNRAENGTSLDEDRQPVAPEDHDERVVFVNAPHQPAKYNNNHITTAKYSLLSFIPSFLFEQFRRYSNCFFLFIALMQQIPDVSPTGRYTTLVPLIFILSVSALKEIVEDFKRHRADDEINMREVEVFRDGRWQWIQWRNVAVGDVVKVHNNNFFPADLILLSSSEPQGMSFIETANLDGETNLKIRQAHLETANLIDTAELMNFHSNIQCEPPNRHLYEFNGVLREINKQSVPLGPDQLLLRGAILRNTKWIFGAVIYTGHDTKLMQNNTTTAPLKRSTLDRLTNTQVLMLFFILLLLCLFSALFNVLWTETNEEGLWYLGLKFKHEAIVKKFAFNLLTFIILFNNLIPISLQVTLEVVRYVQATFINMDIEMYHAETDTPAMARTSNLNEELGMVNYIFTDKTGTLTKNVMEFKRCSIAGTIYDLPNPTSPGCSTYDCDLVKNITEWRIKTDNTSVNNTKNYITSAILHEFMIMLSVCHTVIPERTNDEIIYHAASPDERALVDGARRFGYVFDTRTPAYVEIVALGERLRYEILNVIEFTSARKRMSVIVRTPDGKIKIFCKGADSVIYERLKSRPNETSDVEFEVGDDFRQATLDHLEAFATEGLRTLCFAVADIPDNRYEWWSEIYHKAEVSMATRDSKLEEAANLIETKLTLLGATAIEDQLQDQVPETLQALTQADINVWVLTGDKQETAINIGYSCRLITQSMPLIIVNENSLDKTRDVITQHCADFGQDLRCQNDVGLVIDGNSLKYALSCDLRRDFLDLCTSCKVVICCRVSPMQKAEVVDLVTSNTKAVTLAIGDGANDVAMIQKAHIGVGISGVEGLQAACASDYSIAQFRFLKRLLFVHGSWNYNRMCKLILYSFYKNICLYVIELWFAIYSGWSGQILFERWSIGLYNVVFTAAPPLAMGLFDKVCSAETHLAHPRLYAAKNTTESTFNIKVFWVWIINALIHSSLLYWLSLLALEKDVIWANGRDGGYIVLGNFVYTYVVVTVCGKAGLVTNSWTWVTHLATWGSIILWFLFILIYSNFWPVLNVGAVMLGNDRMLFSSPVFWLGLILIPTAVLLLDVTAKTVANTIFKSLTEAAREQEIKKSDPGDLFTNQDYKSSDNNITAGKKERWCDI; from the exons CTCCCGGTCCATTCGATGCAGCAAACACCACGGAGTGATGTCCGTGTGCCAAGTTTGGACTCATCACATCCATTTACACCGTCAGATTTATCTTCAATACCTCATATGGATGAAAGCCCAACTCCAACGTCAAATCAAACAAACAATCAGAATTCAACAGCTGCAGACAATACCACTGATGTTACATTAAACTCCGGTCCCTACATCGTAGGTAGTCCAATTGACCTCGGAAATATCGACAATGTCGATAATATTGGTCTTCAAGTTGGTTCTATTCGTCGGGGAAGAGGACGAACTCGAGAACATATTGAACTTCAAGAAACTGGTTCCCCGGAATCAGAACTCTCAG tAGAAGGAAATAGAGCGGAAAATGGGACTTCCTTAGATGAAGATCGACAGCCAGTAGCGCCAGAGGACCATGATGAAAGGGTAGTATTCGTAAATGCTCCTCATCAACCtgcaaaatataataataatcacataACCACAGCGAAATATTCGCTGCTCTCTTTTATACCTTCCTTTCTCTTCGAACAGTTTCGTCGATATAGTAATTGCTTCTTCCTATTTATTGCTCTTATGCAg CAAATACCTGATGTTTCCCCTACCGGTCGATATACAACACTTGtgccattaatttttatcttgagTGTATCTGCTTTAAAAGAAATTGTCGAAGATTTC aaaagaCATCGAGCTGACGATGAAATAAATATGAGAGAAGTTGAAGTTTTCAGAGATGGAAGATGGCAGTGGATACAGTGGCGAAATGTTGCTGTAGGTGATGTAGTAAAAGTGCACAATAACAATTTCTTCCCAGCCGATTTGATTCTATTGTCATCATCAGAGCCTCAAGGAATGTCGTTTATAGAAACTGCAAATTTAGATGGcgaaacaaatttaaaaattcgtcAAGCACATTTAGAAAcagctaatttaattgatactGCAGAATTAATGAACTTTCACTCTAATATTCAATGTGAACCACCAAATAGACATTTGTATGAATTTAATGGCGTACTTCGAGAAATAAATAAGCAAAGTGTACCATTGGGACCTGATCAACTGCTATTGCGCGGTGCAATATTACGAAATACTAAATGGATATTTGGTGCAGTAATTTATACCGGACATGACACAAAATTAATGCAAAATAATACAACAACAGCACCATTAAAGCGTTCAACATTAGATCGTTTAACAAATACCCAAGTGCTTATGCTTTTTTTCATACTTCTACTGTTATGCCTTTTTTCTGCCTTATTTAATGTTTTATGGACAGAGACCAATGAAGAAGGTCTTTGGTACTtgggtttaaaatttaaacatgaagcgatagtaaaaaaatttgcattcaATCttcttacttttattattttattcaacaactTGATACCAATATCTCTTCAAGTAACTCTCGAAGTTGTTCGATATGTTCAAGctacttttataaatatggATATTGAAATGTACCATGCGGAAACTGATACTCCTGCTATGGCAAGAACAAGTAATCTAAACGAAGAACTAGGTATGGTTAACTATATCTTTACAGATAAAACAGGTACTCTCACTAAAAATGTTATGGAATTTAAACGTTGTTCGATAGCTGGTACAATTTATGATTTACCAAATCCCACATCACCTGGTTGTAGCACCTATGACTGtgatttagttaaaaatattactgaATGGCGAATTAAAACAGATAATACCAGtgtaaataatactaaaaattacatcACATCAGCAATATTACATGAATTCATGATAATGCTGTCAGTTTGTCATACCGTTATTCCAGAGAGGACTAatgatgaaataatttatcacgCTGCATCGCCTGATGAACGAGCTCTTGTTGATGGAGCAAGAAGATTTGGTTATGTTTTTGACACACGAACTCCTGCATATGTTGAGATAGTTGCGTTAGGTGAACGACTGCGTTacgaaattttaaatgttataGAATTTACATCTGCACGAAAACGTATGTCAGTGATAGTAAGAACTCCTgacggaaaaataaaaatattttgcaaagGTGCTGATTCTGTTATTTATGAAAGACTAAAATCAAGGCCCAATGAAACGAGTGACGTAGAATTTGAAGTAGGCGATGATTTTCGTCAAGCTACCCTAGACCATTTAGAAGCATTTGCCACTGAAGGTTTAAGAACTCTTTGTTTTGCTGTAGCAGATATACCAGATAATCGTTACGAATGGTGGAGTGAAATTTACCATAAAGCAGAAGTATCTATGGCAACACGTGATTCTAAATTAGAAGAAGCGGCAAATCTTATTGAGACAAAATTAACATTACTCGGTGCGACTGCCATCGAGGATCAATTGCAGGATCAAGTACCAGAAACACTACAAGCGCTTACACAAGCAGATATTAATGTTTGGGTATTAACTGGTGATAAACAAGAAACTGCAATAAATATCGGATATTCTTGTCGTTTAATAACACAATCAATGCCATTAATTATCGTTAATGAAAATTCTTTAGATAAAACGAGAGATGTAATTACTCAGCATTGTGCTGATTTTGGACAAGACTTACGTTGTCAAAATGACGTTGGTCTTGTCATAGACGGTAATAGCTTGAAGTACGCATTATCGTGTGATTTAAGAAgagattttttagatttatgtACTTCGTGTAAAGTCGTTATATGTTGTCGTGTATCACCAATGCAGAAAGCTGAAGTTGTCGACTTGGTTACAAGTAACACAAAAGCTGTTACTTTAGCAATTGGAGATGGAGCTAATGATGTTGCTATGATACAAAAAGCTCACATTGGTGTTGGTATTTCTGGCGTTGAAGGCTTACAAGCCGCATGTGCTTCTGATTATTCTATAGCACAATTTCGTTTTCTTAAACGATTACTATTTGTTCATGGATCGTGGAACTACAATCGAAtgtgtaaattaattttatattctttttacaaaaatatttgtctTTATGTAATAGAGTTGTGGTTTGCCATTTATTCGGGATGGTCTggtcaaattttatttgaaagatGGTCTATTGGTCTTTACAATGTTGTATTTACTGCGGCGCCACCGCTGGCTATGGGTCTTTTCGACAAAGTTTGTTCTGCTGAAACTCATCTCGCGCATCCGAGACTATATGCTGCCAAAAACACTACTGAATCGACATTTAATATTAAg GTTTTCTGGGTTTGGATAATAAACGCTTTAATCCATTCATCATTATTGTATTGGTTATCACTTTTGGCATTAGAAAAAGATGTTATATGGGCCAATGGAAGAGATGGTGGTTACATTGTTTTAGGAAACTTTGTATACACG TATGTAGTAGTTACTGTTTGCGGAAAAGCAGGCCTTGTTACAAATTCATGGACATGGGTAACTCATTTAGCAACATGGGGATCAATTATTCTAtggtttttgtttatattaatatacag TAACTTCTGGCCAGTATTAAATGTTGGTGCTGTTATGTTAGGAAACGATAGAATGCTATTTTCTTCGCCAGTTTTCTGGCTTGGACTTATTCTTATACCTACTGCAGTTCTACTTCTCGATGTGACTGCCAAAAc TGTGGCAAATACAATTTTCAAATCTCTCACTGAAGCAGCGAGAGaacaagaaattaaaaaatccgatcCGGGCGATTTATTTACTAATCAAGATTACAAAAGCTC AGATAACAATATCACAGCAGGAAAAAAAGAACGATGGTGCGATATATGA
- the LOC123260940 gene encoding probable phospholipid-transporting ATPase IA isoform X9 yields MLASYFYECSQNNNKNTPKNLTHYTKKLNQLINFYLPVHSMQQTPRSDVRVPSLDSSHPFTPSDLSSIPHMDESPTPTSNQTNNQNSTAADNTTDVTLNSGPYIVGSPIDLGNIDNVDNIGLQVGSIRRGRGRTREHIELQETGSPESELSVEGNRAENGTSLDEDRQPVAPEDHDERVVFVNAPHQPAKYNNNHITTAKYSLLSFIPSFLFEQFRRYSNCFFLFIALMQQIPDVSPTGRYTTLVPLIFILSVSALKEIVEDFKRHRADDEINMREVEVFRDGRWQWIQWRNVAVGDVVKVHNNNFFPADLILLSSSEPQGMSFIETANLDGETNLKIRQAHLETANLIDTAELMNFHSNIQCEPPNRHLYEFNGVLREINKQSVPLGPDQLLLRGAILRNTKWIFGAVIYTGHDTKLMQNNTTTAPLKRSTLDRLTNTQVLMLFFILLLLCLFSALFNVLWTETNEEGLWYLGLKFKHEAIVKKFAFNLLTFIILFNNLIPISLQVTLEVVRYVQATFINMDIEMYHAETDTPAMARTSNLNEELGMVNYIFTDKTGTLTKNVMEFKRCSIAGTIYDLPNPTSPGCSTYDCDLVKNITEWRIKTDNTSVNNTKNYITSAILHEFMIMLSVCHTVIPERTNDEIIYHAASPDERALVDGARRFGYVFDTRTPAYVEIVALGERLRYEILNVIEFTSARKRMSVIVRTPDGKIKIFCKGADSVIYERLKSRPNETSDVEFEVGDDFRQATLDHLEAFATEGLRTLCFAVADIPDNRYEWWSEIYHKAEVSMATRDSKLEEAANLIETKLTLLGATAIEDQLQDQVPETLQALTQADINVWVLTGDKQETAINIGYSCRLITQSMPLIIVNENSLDKTRDVITQHCADFGQDLRCQNDVGLVIDGNSLKYALSCDLRRDFLDLCTSCKVVICCRVSPMQKAEVVDLVTSNTKAVTLAIGDGANDVAMIQKAHIGVGISGVEGLQAACASDYSIAQFRFLKRLLFVHGSWNYNRMCKLILYSFYKNICLYVIELWFAIYSGWSGQILFERWSIGLYNVVFTAAPPLAMGLFDKVCSAETHLAHPRLYAAKNTTESTFNIKVFWVWIINALIHSSLLYWLSLLALEKDVIWANGRDGGYIVLGNFVYTYVVVTVCGKAGLVTNSWTWVTHLATWGSIILWFLFILIYSNFWPVLNVGAVMLGNDRMLFSSPVFWLGLILIPTAVLLLDVTAKTVANTIFKSLTEAAREQEIKKSDPGDLFTNQDYKSSV; encoded by the exons CTCCCGGTCCATTCGATGCAGCAAACACCACGGAGTGATGTCCGTGTGCCAAGTTTGGACTCATCACATCCATTTACACCGTCAGATTTATCTTCAATACCTCATATGGATGAAAGCCCAACTCCAACGTCAAATCAAACAAACAATCAGAATTCAACAGCTGCAGACAATACCACTGATGTTACATTAAACTCCGGTCCCTACATCGTAGGTAGTCCAATTGACCTCGGAAATATCGACAATGTCGATAATATTGGTCTTCAAGTTGGTTCTATTCGTCGGGGAAGAGGACGAACTCGAGAACATATTGAACTTCAAGAAACTGGTTCCCCGGAATCAGAACTCTCAG tAGAAGGAAATAGAGCGGAAAATGGGACTTCCTTAGATGAAGATCGACAGCCAGTAGCGCCAGAGGACCATGATGAAAGGGTAGTATTCGTAAATGCTCCTCATCAACCtgcaaaatataataataatcacataACCACAGCGAAATATTCGCTGCTCTCTTTTATACCTTCCTTTCTCTTCGAACAGTTTCGTCGATATAGTAATTGCTTCTTCCTATTTATTGCTCTTATGCAg CAAATACCTGATGTTTCCCCTACCGGTCGATATACAACACTTGtgccattaatttttatcttgagTGTATCTGCTTTAAAAGAAATTGTCGAAGATTTC aaaagaCATCGAGCTGACGATGAAATAAATATGAGAGAAGTTGAAGTTTTCAGAGATGGAAGATGGCAGTGGATACAGTGGCGAAATGTTGCTGTAGGTGATGTAGTAAAAGTGCACAATAACAATTTCTTCCCAGCCGATTTGATTCTATTGTCATCATCAGAGCCTCAAGGAATGTCGTTTATAGAAACTGCAAATTTAGATGGcgaaacaaatttaaaaattcgtcAAGCACATTTAGAAAcagctaatttaattgatactGCAGAATTAATGAACTTTCACTCTAATATTCAATGTGAACCACCAAATAGACATTTGTATGAATTTAATGGCGTACTTCGAGAAATAAATAAGCAAAGTGTACCATTGGGACCTGATCAACTGCTATTGCGCGGTGCAATATTACGAAATACTAAATGGATATTTGGTGCAGTAATTTATACCGGACATGACACAAAATTAATGCAAAATAATACAACAACAGCACCATTAAAGCGTTCAACATTAGATCGTTTAACAAATACCCAAGTGCTTATGCTTTTTTTCATACTTCTACTGTTATGCCTTTTTTCTGCCTTATTTAATGTTTTATGGACAGAGACCAATGAAGAAGGTCTTTGGTACTtgggtttaaaatttaaacatgaagcgatagtaaaaaaatttgcattcaATCttcttacttttattattttattcaacaactTGATACCAATATCTCTTCAAGTAACTCTCGAAGTTGTTCGATATGTTCAAGctacttttataaatatggATATTGAAATGTACCATGCGGAAACTGATACTCCTGCTATGGCAAGAACAAGTAATCTAAACGAAGAACTAGGTATGGTTAACTATATCTTTACAGATAAAACAGGTACTCTCACTAAAAATGTTATGGAATTTAAACGTTGTTCGATAGCTGGTACAATTTATGATTTACCAAATCCCACATCACCTGGTTGTAGCACCTATGACTGtgatttagttaaaaatattactgaATGGCGAATTAAAACAGATAATACCAGtgtaaataatactaaaaattacatcACATCAGCAATATTACATGAATTCATGATAATGCTGTCAGTTTGTCATACCGTTATTCCAGAGAGGACTAatgatgaaataatttatcacgCTGCATCGCCTGATGAACGAGCTCTTGTTGATGGAGCAAGAAGATTTGGTTATGTTTTTGACACACGAACTCCTGCATATGTTGAGATAGTTGCGTTAGGTGAACGACTGCGTTacgaaattttaaatgttataGAATTTACATCTGCACGAAAACGTATGTCAGTGATAGTAAGAACTCCTgacggaaaaataaaaatattttgcaaagGTGCTGATTCTGTTATTTATGAAAGACTAAAATCAAGGCCCAATGAAACGAGTGACGTAGAATTTGAAGTAGGCGATGATTTTCGTCAAGCTACCCTAGACCATTTAGAAGCATTTGCCACTGAAGGTTTAAGAACTCTTTGTTTTGCTGTAGCAGATATACCAGATAATCGTTACGAATGGTGGAGTGAAATTTACCATAAAGCAGAAGTATCTATGGCAACACGTGATTCTAAATTAGAAGAAGCGGCAAATCTTATTGAGACAAAATTAACATTACTCGGTGCGACTGCCATCGAGGATCAATTGCAGGATCAAGTACCAGAAACACTACAAGCGCTTACACAAGCAGATATTAATGTTTGGGTATTAACTGGTGATAAACAAGAAACTGCAATAAATATCGGATATTCTTGTCGTTTAATAACACAATCAATGCCATTAATTATCGTTAATGAAAATTCTTTAGATAAAACGAGAGATGTAATTACTCAGCATTGTGCTGATTTTGGACAAGACTTACGTTGTCAAAATGACGTTGGTCTTGTCATAGACGGTAATAGCTTGAAGTACGCATTATCGTGTGATTTAAGAAgagattttttagatttatgtACTTCGTGTAAAGTCGTTATATGTTGTCGTGTATCACCAATGCAGAAAGCTGAAGTTGTCGACTTGGTTACAAGTAACACAAAAGCTGTTACTTTAGCAATTGGAGATGGAGCTAATGATGTTGCTATGATACAAAAAGCTCACATTGGTGTTGGTATTTCTGGCGTTGAAGGCTTACAAGCCGCATGTGCTTCTGATTATTCTATAGCACAATTTCGTTTTCTTAAACGATTACTATTTGTTCATGGATCGTGGAACTACAATCGAAtgtgtaaattaattttatattctttttacaaaaatatttgtctTTATGTAATAGAGTTGTGGTTTGCCATTTATTCGGGATGGTCTggtcaaattttatttgaaagatGGTCTATTGGTCTTTACAATGTTGTATTTACTGCGGCGCCACCGCTGGCTATGGGTCTTTTCGACAAAGTTTGTTCTGCTGAAACTCATCTCGCGCATCCGAGACTATATGCTGCCAAAAACACTACTGAATCGACATTTAATATTAAg GTTTTCTGGGTTTGGATAATAAACGCTTTAATCCATTCATCATTATTGTATTGGTTATCACTTTTGGCATTAGAAAAAGATGTTATATGGGCCAATGGAAGAGATGGTGGTTACATTGTTTTAGGAAACTTTGTATACACG TATGTAGTAGTTACTGTTTGCGGAAAAGCAGGCCTTGTTACAAATTCATGGACATGGGTAACTCATTTAGCAACATGGGGATCAATTATTCTAtggtttttgtttatattaatatacag TAACTTCTGGCCAGTATTAAATGTTGGTGCTGTTATGTTAGGAAACGATAGAATGCTATTTTCTTCGCCAGTTTTCTGGCTTGGACTTATTCTTATACCTACTGCAGTTCTACTTCTCGATGTGACTGCCAAAAc TGTGGCAAATACAATTTTCAAATCTCTCACTGAAGCAGCGAGAGaacaagaaattaaaaaatccgatcCGGGCGATTTATTTACTAATCAAGATTACAAAAGCTC agTATGA